The Pontibacillus halophilus JSM 076056 = DSM 19796 genome has a window encoding:
- a CDS encoding metal-binding protein ZinT, producing the protein MVKKFLGIISVVALLFIMTACGEEESSSSEEVKESEAVSDSSGGSDESSKSEEQSEHNHDHDHDHSHAHDEEAQRIYDGYFEDDQVKDRQLSDWAGDWQSVYPHLQDGTLDEVFSHKAEDDSDRTAEEYKEYYKVGYETDVERIVIEDNNVTFFENGEESTGEYNYNGYEILTYEAGNRGVRYIFKLTEESQDLPQYIQFSDHSINPTDADHYHLYWGNDREALLDEVTNWPTYYPSEMDGHEIAHEMMKH; encoded by the coding sequence ATGGTTAAAAAATTCTTAGGCATTATTAGTGTAGTTGCTTTACTGTTCATTATGACTGCTTGTGGAGAAGAAGAGTCAAGCAGCAGTGAAGAAGTGAAAGAATCAGAGGCTGTATCCGATTCGTCCGGAGGTTCAGATGAATCCTCTAAATCAGAAGAGCAGAGTGAACACAATCATGACCATGATCACGACCATAGCCATGCACATGATGAAGAAGCACAACGCATTTATGATGGTTACTTTGAAGATGATCAAGTGAAGGATCGTCAACTATCTGATTGGGCAGGAGATTGGCAATCCGTATACCCACACCTTCAGGATGGGACACTCGATGAAGTTTTCTCTCATAAGGCTGAAGATGACAGTGATAGGACAGCAGAAGAATATAAAGAGTATTATAAAGTTGGCTATGAGACAGATGTGGAACGTATTGTCATTGAAGACAATAACGTAACGTTCTTCGAAAATGGCGAAGAGTCTACTGGGGAGTATAATTACAATGGATATGAAATACTTACCTACGAAGCGGGAAATAGAGGGGTACGTTACATATTTAAGCTAACTGAAGAGTCTCAAGACCTCCCTCAATATATCCAATTTAGTGACCACAGCATCAATCCAACCGATGCGGACCACTATCACCTGTACTGGGGCAATGACCGTGAAGCGCTATTGGATGAAGTCACAAACTGGCCAACCTATTATCCATCAGAAATGGACGGTCATGAAATCGCACA